One genomic window of Rhipicephalus microplus isolate Deutch F79 unplaced genomic scaffold, USDA_Rmic scaffold_22, whole genome shotgun sequence includes the following:
- the LOC142786312 gene encoding uncharacterized protein LOC142786312 isoform X2, translating into MSQPAVSNTIHEVTEAIITVAARKRVADFLLTTAAKDEAKVEFVLRGCIPEVLACADGTLVTIRKPEGLILTDTASFMSRRGYYVLNVMIIRATTPGCGNTTHCVHA; encoded by the exons atgtctcagccggcggtgagcaacaccatccacgaggtgacggaggcgatcattaccgtggctgctagaaaaagggtggcggacttcctactgacaacagctgctaaggatgaggcaaaggtggagtttgtgctacgcggttgcatcccagaggtgctggcgtgtgccgatggcacgttggtcaccattcgcaagccagagggattgATACTGaccgacacggcgagcttcatgtccagaaggggctattatgtcctgaacgtcatgatc attcgtgccacgactcctgggtgtgggaacacaacccactgcgtgcacgcctag
- the LOC142786312 gene encoding uncharacterized protein LOC142786312 isoform X3, giving the protein MSQPAVSNTIHEVTEAIITVAARKRVADFLLTTAAKDEAKVEFVLRGCIPEVLACADGTLVTIRKPEGLILTDTASFMSRRGYYVLNVMIETQAIPSSHGS; this is encoded by the exons atgtctcagccggcggtgagcaacaccatccacgaggtgacggaggcgatcattaccgtggctgctagaaaaagggtggcggacttcctactgacaacagctgctaaggatgaggcaaaggtggagtttgtgctacgcggttgcatcccagaggtgctggcgtgtgccgatggcacgttggtcaccattcgcaagccagagggattgATACTGaccgacacggcgagcttcatgtccagaaggggctattatgtcctgaacgtcatgatc gagacgcaggctatcccctcaagccatggctcctaa
- the LOC142786312 gene encoding uncharacterized protein LOC142786312 isoform X1 — translation MSQPAVSNTIHEVTEAIITVAARKRVADFLLTTAAKDEAKVEFVLRGCIPEVLACADGTLVTIRKPEGLILTDTASFMSRRGYYVLNVMITHDSQIRATTPGCGNTTHCVHA, via the exons atgtctcagccggcggtgagcaacaccatccacgaggtgacggaggcgatcattaccgtggctgctagaaaaagggtggcggacttcctactgacaacagctgctaaggatgaggcaaaggtggagtttgtgctacgcggttgcatcccagaggtgctggcgtgtgccgatggcacgttggtcaccattcgcaagccagagggattgATACTGaccgacacggcgagcttcatgtccagaaggggctattatgtcctgaacgtcatgatc acccatgattcccagattcgtgccacgactcctgggtgtgggaacacaacccactgcgtgcacgcctag